Proteins encoded by one window of Dietzia sp. B32:
- a CDS encoding thiolase C-terminal domain-containing protein, with protein sequence MTTTLRDRCAIAGVGHTEYTRGTLRSTLELQLEAALAALDDAGLTAADVDAVMPNEMSGRIAEEFIIELGLTDLAFTSTIRTGGASVISAIQSACMAISTGVATCVLVVAGRSGYSEHRVSTSTTPAVPVLATVNEFEKPYGSLVAAQWFAQAAQRHMHEYGTTSEQFGHVAVTTRQHANLNPHAYMRDRPMTLSDHQSSRLITTPFRLLDCSLETDGAAAIIITAADRAADLRRGPVLISGVGEGHGNPPTSITQKGDLTSMEGMRHAGRRAFAMAGLGPDEIDCAQLYDGFTWFVVATLEALGFCAIGEGGPFVADGEIRLGGRLPVNTHGGLLSEAHVSGLGHVIEATRQLRATVEPERQVPGCETALVSNEGDFHEGSVLILRKGDS encoded by the coding sequence GTGACGACCACCCTGCGGGACCGCTGCGCGATCGCGGGGGTCGGCCATACCGAGTACACGCGGGGCACCCTCCGTTCCACCCTCGAACTGCAGTTGGAAGCCGCACTGGCGGCCCTTGATGATGCCGGCCTCACTGCAGCGGACGTCGACGCGGTGATGCCCAACGAGATGTCCGGACGCATCGCCGAGGAATTCATCATCGAGCTCGGGCTCACCGACCTCGCCTTCACCTCGACGATCCGCACCGGCGGGGCCAGCGTCATCTCGGCGATCCAGAGCGCCTGCATGGCGATCTCCACCGGAGTGGCGACATGCGTCCTCGTCGTCGCCGGCAGATCCGGGTATTCCGAACACCGGGTCTCGACTTCCACGACCCCGGCCGTGCCGGTTCTGGCCACGGTCAACGAGTTCGAGAAGCCCTATGGGAGTCTCGTCGCCGCCCAGTGGTTCGCCCAGGCCGCCCAGCGGCACATGCACGAGTACGGCACGACCAGCGAGCAGTTCGGTCACGTCGCCGTCACCACCCGGCAGCACGCCAACCTCAACCCCCACGCCTACATGCGCGACCGTCCTATGACGCTGAGCGACCACCAGTCCTCACGGCTCATCACGACCCCATTCCGTCTGCTCGACTGCTCACTCGAAACCGACGGCGCTGCGGCGATCATCATCACTGCGGCCGACCGTGCCGCAGACCTCCGCCGGGGCCCGGTGCTGATCAGCGGAGTCGGGGAAGGTCACGGCAATCCCCCGACCTCGATCACCCAGAAGGGTGACCTCACCTCGATGGAAGGCATGCGACATGCCGGTCGGCGAGCCTTCGCCATGGCCGGCCTCGGTCCCGATGAGATCGATTGCGCGCAGCTCTACGACGGATTCACCTGGTTCGTCGTGGCCACGCTCGAAGCTCTCGGCTTCTGCGCAATCGGCGAGGGCGGGCCCTTCGTGGCTGACGGCGAGATCCGACTCGGTGGCCGCCTCCCGGTCAACACCCACGGCGGTCTGCTGTCCGAGGCACACGTGTCCGGCCTCGGACACGTCATCGAGGCGACCCGGCAGCTACGCGCGACGGTCGAACCCGAACGGCAGGTCCCCGGCTGTGAAACCGCCCTCGTGTCGAACGAAGGCGATTTCCATGAGGGCTCAGTCCTCATCCTGAGAAAGGGAGACTCGTGA
- a CDS encoding Zn-ribbon domain-containing OB-fold protein, with amino-acid sequence MTGSPTGATDHPSRRPLPAPTTLTAGFWDAAREERLVVQRCESCCTFRHYPRHRCPNCTGDAWQWTEVSGTGHIHSFTVTHQSFHPAWADRVPYVVATVELDEGIRMVSDLDEPAEAVTIGARVDVFFHHLVDEGITLPRFRLVGTP; translated from the coding sequence GTGACCGGCTCACCTACAGGGGCAACTGACCACCCCTCGCGCAGACCTCTCCCTGCCCCGACCACTCTGACCGCCGGATTCTGGGACGCCGCCCGGGAAGAACGGCTGGTCGTCCAACGGTGCGAATCCTGTTGCACGTTCCGTCACTATCCCCGCCACCGATGTCCCAACTGCACCGGCGATGCCTGGCAGTGGACCGAGGTCAGCGGAACCGGTCACATCCACAGCTTCACCGTCACCCACCAATCCTTCCACCCCGCCTGGGCGGACCGGGTCCCCTACGTGGTGGCGACAGTGGAACTGGACGAGGGCATCCGGATGGTCTCCGACCTGGACGAGCCCGCCGAAGCCGTGACAATCGGCGCCCGGGTCGACGTTTTCTTCCACCACCTCGTTGACGAGGGGATCACATTGCCACGATTCCGGCTCGTCGGGACCCCGTGA
- a CDS encoding enoyl-CoA hydratase/isomerase family protein: MEQHELEDLNYRTANGVAWVTLNRPDTHNALSTRMRADLQTIWREVRRDDSVRCVVLTGSGDKAFCSGIDRSELNDEPGRFDPYSYDDLGAQIGPKSNGLWKPVIAAVNGMACGGAAYLLGESEFIIAAEHATFFDPHVTYGMPAVYEPILLIGRMSFGDLTRMSLLGASERMSATTAKGSGLVSEVVPADALPDAARWAAETIAAQPALPVQTTVRSLWAARRLGYQDALDMGNVLLAAGNDPDAFAAGQSDFRGRVRQEPRLR, encoded by the coding sequence ATGGAACAACACGAACTTGAAGATCTGAACTATCGCACCGCCAACGGGGTCGCATGGGTGACCCTGAATCGACCGGATACCCACAACGCACTCAGCACACGTATGCGCGCTGATCTCCAGACCATCTGGCGAGAAGTCCGACGAGATGACTCGGTGCGGTGCGTCGTCCTCACGGGAAGCGGCGACAAGGCATTCTGCTCCGGCATCGACCGCTCCGAACTAAACGACGAACCCGGACGCTTCGATCCGTATTCATATGACGATCTCGGCGCCCAGATCGGGCCGAAGTCCAACGGATTGTGGAAGCCGGTCATCGCAGCGGTCAACGGTATGGCATGCGGCGGGGCCGCGTATCTCCTCGGTGAATCCGAGTTCATCATCGCCGCTGAGCACGCCACGTTCTTCGATCCGCACGTCACCTACGGAATGCCCGCCGTCTACGAGCCGATCCTCCTGATCGGTCGGATGTCGTTCGGAGATCTCACCCGGATGTCGCTGCTCGGAGCCTCCGAGCGCATGTCGGCTACGACCGCGAAGGGCTCGGGCCTGGTCTCGGAGGTCGTACCGGCCGACGCCCTCCCCGACGCCGCACGCTGGGCTGCTGAGACCATCGCCGCGCAACCAGCCCTTCCGGTGCAGACCACTGTGCGGTCACTGTGGGCCGCGCGGCGGCTCGGCTACCAGGACGCACTCGATATGGGCAACGTGTTGCTCGCTGCCGGCAACGACCCCGACGCATTCGCCGCGGGCCAATCCGACTTCCGCGGTCGCGTCCGCCAAGAACCGCGGCTCAGGTAA
- a CDS encoding acyl-CoA dehydrogenase family protein, translating to MDFTFTDDERRFDTEVVAFLDSERDHPDAAVVFAPQREADAQLASTPEHKEFMRRLADKGWLGMSWPEEFGGDGHEGLYEYILNERLSQRGAPLIGKGVGMIGKTLIRHADEQLQKRFLPEIRTASIDFALGYSEPDSGSDLASLKLRATRVEGGWALNGQKRFSTSAHFAEWYWVAARTDPDAPKHKGITLFLIDMADPGLTVLEQKTMGDERTNEVFFDDVVVPDENVVGEVNSGWTYICEALDYERFTIYTVGALESKMARIMEWATTTERRGRRMSEDPQVRAGIVALATDLEVARMLTLRVIDEAARGGVPSNEASMCKLTLTRLHQKMADWMLEHLGPSGVLTHEDPDAIDDGFWEHSYRFTVLETIGGGSSEIQKNILSRRALGLPG from the coding sequence ATGGACTTCACTTTCACTGACGACGAGCGTCGTTTCGATACCGAGGTGGTGGCGTTCCTGGACTCGGAGCGGGACCACCCCGACGCGGCCGTGGTATTCGCTCCGCAACGCGAGGCGGACGCCCAACTGGCGAGCACGCCCGAGCACAAGGAGTTCATGCGACGCCTCGCCGACAAGGGTTGGCTGGGGATGTCCTGGCCGGAGGAGTTCGGCGGCGACGGACACGAAGGCCTCTACGAGTACATTCTCAACGAGCGCTTGTCACAGAGGGGTGCGCCCCTCATCGGCAAAGGCGTCGGCATGATTGGCAAGACCCTGATACGGCATGCGGACGAGCAGCTGCAGAAGCGTTTCCTGCCGGAGATCCGGACCGCGAGCATTGACTTCGCGCTCGGCTACTCCGAACCCGACTCGGGTTCAGACCTGGCGTCACTCAAGCTCCGTGCCACACGGGTCGAGGGCGGCTGGGCGCTGAACGGACAGAAACGATTCAGCACCTCGGCACACTTCGCCGAGTGGTACTGGGTCGCGGCCCGTACCGACCCCGACGCCCCGAAACACAAGGGCATCACCCTGTTCCTCATCGACATGGCCGACCCCGGCCTGACCGTCCTTGAGCAGAAGACGATGGGTGACGAGCGCACCAACGAGGTCTTCTTCGACGATGTCGTCGTGCCGGACGAGAACGTCGTCGGCGAGGTCAATTCAGGCTGGACCTACATCTGTGAGGCACTCGACTACGAGCGGTTCACCATCTACACCGTGGGCGCGTTGGAATCGAAGATGGCCCGGATCATGGAATGGGCGACCACCACCGAGCGCCGGGGCCGAAGGATGTCCGAGGACCCGCAGGTCCGCGCGGGCATCGTCGCCCTGGCCACTGATCTCGAGGTCGCGCGGATGCTCACGTTGCGGGTGATCGACGAAGCGGCCCGTGGCGGTGTGCCCTCTAACGAGGCCTCGATGTGCAAACTCACCCTCACCCGCCTGCATCAGAAGATGGCGGACTGGATGCTTGAACATCTCGGTCCGTCCGGTGTCCTCACCCATGAGGACCCGGATGCGATCGACGACGGATTCTGGGAGCACTCCTACCGCTTCACGGTGCTGGAGACCATCGGGGGTGGGTCGTCCGAGATCCAGAAGAACATCCTCTCCCGTCGAGCACTGGGCCTTCCGGGATGA
- a CDS encoding MaoC family dehydratase N-terminal domain-containing protein: protein MSGNTDDQVDRSIAALLTERVTQHGRGPVDTHSIRLWCSAVDDDNPMYWSDQQRALAPPAMVGTWTQAPPWTPSGPPVRALELHHRLKDALGLPTAVVREVSHAYGVPVRVGDLLTATHRITDVGPLRRSRLGEGRDWQVQVEHTNSDGETAATETWSFHGYSPLPRASDGPGSSPTGDRDTATTENQLPELPLEIDAGRIVKAAAGSGDWTRFHHDPVAARAAGLPDIIFNTPGHLALITRWATTIAPGSRPSGLSLRLRRSVFPGDNLKVGGRIVAETTTSDGWRVLELAVTERVRETTVATGRITLVVDGDRKSGTTVSTTSRDPWALPADRWRALANSPSSSLT, encoded by the coding sequence ATGAGCGGCAACACCGACGACCAGGTGGACCGCAGCATTGCCGCGCTCCTGACCGAACGGGTCACCCAGCACGGACGTGGCCCAGTGGACACCCACTCGATCCGCCTGTGGTGCTCGGCCGTCGACGACGACAATCCGATGTACTGGTCCGATCAACAGCGGGCTCTCGCTCCCCCGGCGATGGTCGGCACGTGGACGCAGGCCCCGCCCTGGACCCCGTCCGGGCCTCCGGTCCGCGCACTCGAGCTCCACCACCGCTTGAAGGACGCGCTCGGACTGCCGACCGCGGTGGTCCGCGAGGTGTCCCACGCGTACGGCGTTCCCGTTCGTGTTGGCGACCTCCTCACCGCGACTCACCGGATCACCGACGTCGGACCACTGCGACGCAGCCGCCTGGGCGAGGGCCGGGACTGGCAGGTGCAGGTCGAGCACACGAACTCCGATGGAGAAACGGCCGCGACCGAGACCTGGTCCTTTCACGGGTACTCACCGCTCCCGCGTGCCTCTGACGGACCGGGATCGTCTCCCACCGGCGACAGAGATACTGCAACGACTGAGAACCAGCTTCCCGAACTACCCCTCGAGATCGATGCCGGCCGGATCGTCAAAGCCGCCGCCGGCAGCGGTGACTGGACCCGCTTTCACCACGATCCCGTCGCTGCGCGGGCAGCAGGCCTGCCCGACATCATCTTCAATACACCGGGCCATCTGGCCCTAATCACACGGTGGGCCACGACGATCGCCCCGGGCTCCCGGCCATCAGGCCTGAGTCTGCGGCTCCGCCGTTCTGTATTTCCCGGAGACAACCTCAAGGTCGGGGGCCGGATCGTCGCCGAAACCACGACCAGTGACGGCTGGCGAGTCCTCGAGCTTGCTGTTACCGAACGCGTCCGCGAGACCACTGTCGCGACGGGGCGAATCACCCTCGTAGTCGACGGAGACCGGAAAAGCGGGACAACCGTCAGCACCACCTCACGCGATCCCTGGGCGCTGCCCGCCGACCGCTGGCGCGCACTCGCGAACTCACCCTCTTCGTCCCTCACCTAG
- a CDS encoding acyl-CoA dehydrogenase family protein encodes MDFTFSPEQQMLADTVRSMCESGCDSETVRQTELNGDPFPSLLWTHLASAGLLGLTLPEEHGGLGAGLIEMSLLAQELGRAAAPITPIISSVLAGGLIARGGSDAQRAEWLPRIADGSALVSIAWLEGAGGYFPDEIRLQATPDGDKVRLQGSKALVPFGDRADAFIVVARSCESEDIDLYLIPAGPGTSTEPHRTMAGEPVHSLALDVTLSSGSRIGEMGEGWSLLREQMLETAVALAAYACGGARQALDMATDYAKHREQFGRPIGANQAIAHPLVDTLVAVEGATSLMYEAAWAIDAQCDARVLAAMTKQRCCQVYRDAAAVAHQVFGGIGFTLDVDVQLYSRRAKQLQLTWWDNCYLTAHLAEELLDAGGPGLLPPVISRTGAGGA; translated from the coding sequence ATGGATTTCACCTTTTCCCCAGAGCAGCAGATGCTGGCCGACACCGTTCGTTCGATGTGCGAGTCAGGTTGCGACTCCGAAACGGTCCGCCAGACGGAGCTCAACGGCGACCCGTTCCCTTCCCTCCTGTGGACCCACCTGGCATCAGCTGGACTCCTCGGTCTCACGCTGCCGGAAGAGCACGGCGGACTGGGGGCGGGTCTGATCGAGATGAGCCTGCTCGCACAGGAATTGGGACGGGCCGCTGCCCCCATCACACCGATTATTTCATCAGTCCTGGCTGGCGGGCTGATTGCACGCGGGGGGTCCGACGCCCAGCGCGCCGAGTGGCTTCCCCGAATCGCGGACGGCAGTGCCCTCGTGTCGATCGCCTGGCTCGAGGGTGCCGGTGGCTACTTCCCAGACGAGATCCGTCTGCAAGCAACACCTGATGGCGACAAGGTCCGGCTCCAGGGTTCAAAGGCCCTGGTGCCGTTCGGCGACCGGGCCGACGCCTTCATCGTCGTCGCCAGGAGCTGCGAAAGCGAAGATATCGATCTGTACCTCATTCCCGCCGGCCCGGGGACGTCCACGGAACCACACCGCACCATGGCTGGTGAGCCGGTCCACTCGCTCGCTCTGGACGTGACCTTGTCCAGCGGGAGCAGAATCGGCGAGATGGGCGAAGGGTGGTCGCTACTGAGGGAGCAGATGCTCGAGACGGCCGTCGCGCTCGCCGCGTACGCGTGCGGAGGCGCTCGACAAGCTCTCGACATGGCTACCGACTACGCCAAGCATCGGGAACAATTTGGTCGGCCCATCGGTGCCAATCAAGCGATTGCCCACCCCCTTGTCGACACTCTTGTGGCGGTAGAGGGCGCGACGAGCCTCATGTATGAGGCAGCGTGGGCCATCGATGCACAATGCGATGCACGTGTGCTTGCTGCGATGACCAAGCAGCGGTGCTGCCAGGTTTACCGGGATGCAGCCGCGGTTGCTCACCAGGTGTTCGGGGGCATTGGTTTTACCCTCGACGTGGATGTTCAGCTCTACTCGCGGCGCGCCAAGCAACTTCAACTGACCTGGTGGGACAACTGCTACCTCACCGCGCACCTGGCTGAAGAGCTGCTGGATGCTGGCGGTCCGGGCCTTTTGCCGCCGGTGATCTCGCGCACCGGGGCGGGGGGAGCATGA
- a CDS encoding TetR/AcrR family transcriptional regulator has protein sequence MSAMEQDDTIPGDEHGLEGDDSKEVTKTSRQPLKNQGRPRSEKARQAILDTTLKLLGERTLSELAIEEIASGAGVGKTTIYRWWPTKIALVLEAVELLPEMVAPDTGSLAEDLRGLYRQESELLFETPVGQVMAYFAADQSPQRDPAVRDFFERRLTSVFDMFGRAMERGELPAESDREELIYLALGPIVNRVFFATNPPDDAFIDLVVDTVLTGYPVALERRNAKA, from the coding sequence ATGAGCGCCATGGAGCAGGACGACACCATCCCTGGGGACGAGCACGGTCTTGAGGGGGACGACTCCAAGGAGGTTACGAAGACCAGTCGTCAACCTTTGAAGAATCAGGGGAGACCTCGAAGCGAAAAGGCGCGTCAAGCGATTCTCGATACGACGCTGAAGCTCTTGGGCGAGCGAACTCTCAGTGAGTTGGCCATCGAGGAGATCGCCTCGGGTGCGGGCGTGGGAAAGACGACGATTTACCGCTGGTGGCCGACCAAGATTGCCCTAGTGCTCGAAGCGGTCGAACTCCTACCCGAGATGGTCGCCCCGGACACAGGGAGCCTTGCCGAAGACCTCCGCGGGCTCTACAGGCAAGAGAGCGAACTCCTGTTCGAGACCCCTGTCGGTCAGGTGATGGCGTACTTTGCTGCCGACCAATCGCCCCAGCGGGACCCCGCGGTGCGGGACTTCTTTGAACGGCGGCTGACGTCGGTCTTCGACATGTTCGGCAGAGCTATGGAAAGAGGTGAGCTCCCCGCGGAGTCGGACCGCGAGGAGCTCATCTACCTGGCTCTTGGCCCCATCGTCAACCGAGTCTTCTTCGCCACCAACCCCCCGGATGACGCCTTTATCGATCTCGTCGTCGACACCGTCCTGACCGGTTACCCAGTGGCGCTGGAACGACGAAACGCCAAGGCTTGA
- a CDS encoding enoyl-CoA hydratase/isomerase family protein yields the protein MDPDIAISVTNGIAQLEFNRPDRGNAFTTEQVTALSDALDRVSADSEARVLVLTGRGRHFNIGGMAGNGASVTAHWERSPDAHRTQVELAVHVIRRIHRMPIPTIAAVNGGCAGAGLAIALATDLRFAARHARFNTAFADNSLPGELGAIWFADRILGAARTAELFLLPDKLSADTAREIGLVNAVFEPDELLPQVHARARRLASVDPGALRAMKANLLDAQSAALDDYLDRETHRLIANAWTSVNPSRRRLEPRPLPT from the coding sequence GTGGACCCCGACATCGCGATCTCAGTCACGAACGGAATAGCTCAGCTCGAGTTCAACCGTCCCGACCGGGGTAACGCCTTCACCACCGAGCAGGTCACCGCGCTCAGCGACGCACTCGACCGCGTCTCAGCGGATTCCGAGGCCCGCGTACTTGTCCTCACCGGGCGGGGACGCCACTTCAACATCGGCGGCATGGCCGGGAACGGCGCATCTGTCACTGCACATTGGGAGCGCTCACCCGACGCGCACCGGACACAGGTCGAACTGGCGGTACACGTAATCCGTCGAATCCACCGGATGCCCATCCCGACAATCGCAGCGGTGAACGGCGGATGCGCCGGGGCAGGTTTGGCGATCGCATTAGCCACCGACCTTCGCTTCGCGGCGCGGCACGCGCGGTTCAATACCGCCTTTGCCGACAACTCGCTACCAGGCGAACTCGGCGCAATATGGTTCGCCGACCGCATCCTCGGAGCCGCTCGTACCGCCGAATTGTTCCTGCTCCCCGACAAACTGAGCGCCGACACCGCCCGGGAGATCGGTCTGGTCAACGCAGTTTTCGAGCCGGACGAACTCCTCCCACAGGTGCATGCGCGGGCGAGACGCCTCGCCAGCGTCGACCCCGGTGCCCTGCGGGCGATGAAAGCAAATCTCCTCGATGCGCAGTCCGCCGCACTCGACGACTACCTCGACCGCGAGACCCATCGACTCATCGCGAATGCCTGGACCAGCGTCAATCCCTCTCGACGACGCCTCGAACCGCGGCCACTTCCTACCTAA
- a CDS encoding PDR/VanB family oxidoreductase, translated as MTAVFPTEFSLQVRHRRDCATGVVELELVHPSRIDLPAWTPGAHIDLVLDSGLVRQYSLCGDPDDRQAWRIAILREPDGRGGSQYVHDQVKEGDDVRVRGPRNHFELRPASKFIFIAGGIGITPILPMVTQAEASGQDWQLIYGGRSRETMAYADFLQDTFGSKVELVPQDAYGMLDVGEILGESELGKAVYCCGPEPLLNAVTEHCSSWPDANVRTERFVPQESAQHGESKPFEIELATTGMTLTVPPDRSILDVVLDEGIDALTSCGEGTCGTCEIPVLEGSVDHRDSVLDASERASNATMMICVSRAACSRLVLDL; from the coding sequence ATGACCGCAGTCTTCCCCACCGAATTCTCTCTACAGGTGCGGCACCGACGCGATTGCGCGACTGGCGTCGTCGAGTTGGAGCTGGTGCACCCCTCACGAATCGACCTGCCAGCATGGACACCGGGGGCGCATATCGACCTGGTCCTCGATTCGGGCCTTGTCCGCCAATACTCACTGTGCGGCGACCCCGACGACCGACAGGCATGGCGCATCGCCATCCTTCGTGAACCGGACGGACGTGGGGGCTCACAGTACGTTCATGATCAAGTGAAGGAGGGGGATGACGTGCGAGTACGTGGCCCCCGGAATCACTTCGAGCTCCGTCCCGCCTCCAAGTTCATCTTCATCGCCGGCGGCATTGGGATCACCCCGATCCTCCCGATGGTGACCCAGGCAGAGGCATCCGGTCAGGACTGGCAACTGATCTACGGTGGCCGATCCCGGGAAACGATGGCTTACGCAGACTTCCTTCAGGACACCTTCGGAAGCAAGGTCGAATTGGTGCCCCAGGACGCCTACGGAATGCTCGACGTAGGAGAGATCCTTGGCGAGTCCGAGCTTGGGAAGGCGGTCTACTGTTGCGGACCTGAGCCCCTTCTCAACGCCGTCACGGAGCACTGCAGCTCGTGGCCGGATGCCAACGTCAGAACCGAGCGGTTCGTCCCCCAGGAGTCCGCACAACACGGGGAGAGCAAACCCTTCGAGATCGAGCTGGCGACAACCGGGATGACACTGACCGTCCCCCCGGACCGCAGCATCCTTGATGTCGTCCTGGATGAAGGAATCGACGCGCTAACTTCATGTGGTGAAGGCACGTGCGGGACCTGTGAGATCCCGGTCCTGGAGGGGTCGGTAGACCACAGAGACTCTGTGTTGGACGCATCCGAGCGAGCGTCCAACGCCACGATGATGATCTGCGTTTCCCGTGCGGCATGCAGTCGACTAGTCCTCGATCTGTGA
- a CDS encoding MaoC/PaaZ C-terminal domain-containing protein → MPIDLDTALGAQLPSQEFSWTASDVALYALSVGAAADPMNTTGLAYVQDTDPKVLPSFATVAATMNVTEAPSVSFPGVEFDLAKVVHGSQSVRLHRPISPAGTATTTTTIAEIQDKGSAAVIVQESETVSADGEKLWTSRSGIFARGEGGFGGERGTSEKVEYPEREADHTMEVATLPQQALFYRLCGDRNPLHSDPAFAEAAGFPRPILHGLCSYGLVLRAVVDQVLGGDVARVGGYGVTFGGIFFPGETMRIRVWQEGSRLLVAATVAERDDASVLKNVVVDLL, encoded by the coding sequence GTGCCGATCGACCTCGACACCGCCCTCGGGGCCCAGCTGCCCTCGCAGGAGTTCTCCTGGACCGCCTCCGACGTGGCGCTGTACGCGCTGTCGGTGGGTGCGGCCGCCGACCCGATGAACACCACCGGCCTGGCGTACGTCCAGGACACCGACCCCAAGGTGCTGCCGTCCTTCGCGACCGTCGCGGCGACGATGAACGTCACCGAGGCGCCCAGCGTGTCCTTCCCGGGAGTGGAGTTCGACCTGGCCAAGGTCGTCCACGGCAGCCAGTCGGTCCGGCTGCACCGCCCCATCTCGCCCGCCGGGACGGCGACGACGACCACGACCATCGCCGAGATCCAGGACAAGGGATCGGCCGCAGTCATCGTCCAGGAGTCCGAGACGGTCTCCGCCGACGGAGAGAAGCTGTGGACCTCGCGCTCGGGCATCTTCGCCCGCGGCGAGGGCGGCTTCGGCGGCGAACGAGGCACCTCCGAGAAGGTCGAGTACCCCGAGCGCGAGGCCGACCACACCATGGAGGTCGCCACGCTCCCCCAGCAGGCGCTGTTCTACCGCCTCTGCGGCGACCGCAACCCGCTGCACTCCGACCCAGCGTTCGCCGAGGCCGCCGGGTTCCCGCGCCCGATCCTCCACGGACTGTGCTCGTACGGCCTGGTCCTGCGCGCGGTCGTGGATCAGGTGCTCGGCGGCGACGTCGCCCGCGTCGGCGGCTACGGCGTGACCTTCGGCGGGATCTTCTTCCCCGGTGAGACCATGCGCATCCGCGTGTGGCAAGAGGGTTCGCGGCTACTCGTGGCGGCGACCGTGGCCGAGCGCGACGACGCCTCCGTGCTCAAGAACGTCGTGGTCGACCTCCTCTGA
- a CDS encoding type II toxin-antitoxin system Phd/YefM family antitoxin, translating into MVTTTLSNFRANQSEVLDAAQRAPVEVLSRGSRRRAVVVSPEFFDRALQALEDQADVRGAAEARREDDSISHEDLKAELGL; encoded by the coding sequence ATGGTGACCACGACGCTTAGCAACTTCCGCGCCAACCAGAGCGAGGTACTCGACGCCGCACAGCGGGCGCCGGTCGAGGTCCTCAGCCGAGGCAGCCGTCGTCGCGCCGTCGTCGTCTCTCCTGAGTTCTTCGACCGCGCGCTGCAGGCCCTGGAGGATCAGGCCGACGTTCGCGGCGCAGCCGAGGCCCGCCGCGAGGACGACAGCATCTCCCACGAGGACCTCAAGGCAGAACTGGGACTCTGA
- a CDS encoding type II toxin-antitoxin system RelE/ParE family toxin: MPYSITYKPSAAKALRKVHPTEQKRIVRAIEALAVTPRPPGAIQLAGGEGELRIRVGDYRIIYDIEDDALVVLVLRIGHRGDVYK; encoded by the coding sequence ATGCCCTACTCGATCACCTATAAACCCTCGGCCGCCAAAGCCCTCCGCAAAGTTCACCCCACCGAACAAAAGCGAATCGTCCGCGCCATCGAAGCCCTCGCGGTGACACCGCGACCGCCCGGCGCGATTCAGCTCGCCGGAGGCGAAGGTGAACTACGCATCCGCGTTGGCGACTACCGCATCATCTACGACATCGAAGACGACGCCCTCGTTGTGCTCGTGCTGCGCATTGGGCACCGCGGCGACGTCTACAAGTGA
- a CDS encoding XRE family transcriptional regulator: METPRLVELIDAHKRAYGVSESELARRIGITRQNLHLWRTHGLRGLPTRTTLDGMAAELRLPYFQVLEAALRDTAYLDATDRVTTTEKDTQP, from the coding sequence ATGGAGACCCCTCGCCTGGTCGAGCTCATCGACGCCCACAAACGCGCTTACGGCGTCAGCGAGTCCGAGCTGGCTCGCCGGATCGGGATCACCCGCCAAAATCTGCACCTGTGGCGCACCCACGGCCTGCGCGGCCTGCCGACCCGAACCACGCTCGACGGCATGGCTGCCGAACTGCGCCTTCCGTATTTCCAGGTTCTCGAGGCAGCCCTACGCGATACCGCCTACCTCGACGCCACCGACCGTGTGACCACCACTGAGAAAGACACGCAGCCCTAG